One genomic segment of Podarcis raffonei isolate rPodRaf1 chromosome 7, rPodRaf1.pri, whole genome shotgun sequence includes these proteins:
- the PSMG4 gene encoding proteasome assembly chaperone 4: MEELPEPGEEAAEPVSAMGAAGERISVHNFCGRLSEQLVHFHAMRLRDSLFLWVGEEPQLGNLAVAMCTPRDSIPASTLLFGDSSNSTSNSLAQKLASKTKKQIFVSYNIQNTDSSFTLLVENRIKEEMTIFPDKF, encoded by the exons ATGGAGGAGCTGCCGGAACCGGGCGAAGAGGCCGCCGAGCCGGTCTCGGCTATGGGGGCGGCGGGCGAGCGGATCTCGGTGCACAACTTCTGCGGGCGCCTGTCGGAGCAGCTGGTGCACTTCCACGCCATGCGCCTGCGGGACTCGCTCTTCCTCTGGGTCGGGGAAGAGCCCCAACTCGGCAATCTGGCCGTGGCCATGTGCACCCCGCGC gACTCCATTCCAGCGTCTACCTTACTCTTCGGCGACTCCTCCAACAGCACCTCCAATTCACTAGCCCAAAAATTAG ccagcaagaCGAAAAAGCAGATTTTTGTCAGCTATAATATTCAAAATACAGACAGCAGCTTCACGCTACTTGTGGAAAACCGAATCAAGGAGGAAATGACAATATTTCCAGACAAGTTTTAG